A genome region from Populus alba chromosome 5, ASM523922v2, whole genome shotgun sequence includes the following:
- the LOC118051507 gene encoding sec-independent protein translocase protein TATA, chloroplastic: MEISSITMSFPKPPPSLPFSSSQSTFFNSTAFFNKSSKSYNSLVPGRTRSRCQRAKKGLTCNALFGLGVPELVVIAGVATLLFGPKQLPEVGRSIGKTVKSFQQAAKEFESELKKEPDSTSDTPGEQPTTISEEKKHDIEVSSSKESV, translated from the exons aTGGAGATCTCATCAATAACTATGTCTTTTCCAAAACCCCCACCTTCTcttcccttctcttcttctcaatCCACCTTCTTTAACTCCACTGCTTTCTTCAACAAATCCAGCAAGTCCTATAATTCTCTGGTTCCTGGCAGAACAAGAAGTAGATGTCAGAGGGCTAAAAAGGGTCTAACTTGCAATGCTTTGTTTGGTCTAGGAGTCCCTGAACTGGTTGTTATTGCTGGAGTGGCTACTTTGCTTTTTGGGCCCAAGCAATTGCCTGAAGTGGGAAGGAGTATTGGAAAGACTGTCAAAAGCTTCCAACAG GCAGCAAAAGAATTTGAGTCTGAGCTTAAAAAGGAACCAGATTCCACATCAGATACCCCTGGAGAGCAACCTACAACAATAAGTGAAGAGAAGAAACATGACATTGAAGTCTCAAGCTCAAAGGAGAGTGTATGA